From a single Amphiprion ocellaris isolate individual 3 ecotype Okinawa chromosome 18, ASM2253959v1, whole genome shotgun sequence genomic region:
- the aatkb gene encoding serine/threonine-protein kinase LMTK1 isoform X4, protein MHFLEEAQPYRALLHPALLHCLAQCTEVTPYLLVMEFCPLGDVKGYLRSCRTAETMTPEPLILQRMACDIASGLLHLHKHNFTHSDLALRNCLLTADVSVKIGDYGLSHNKYKDDYYVTSDQMYVPLRWIAPELVDEVHGNLLVADQTQPSNIWSLGVTIWELFELGNQPYRHYSDRQVLTYAVREQQLRLPKPLLKVPLAERWYEVMQFCWLQPDQRPNAEEVHLLLSYLCAKGASEAEEDFERRWNSLRPNTGFNSHRGASAMSRDHPSSSSSSFPLLEQFSTGDGYHSESGDDILTVTETSHGLNFEYKWEQARADQAYRAPDSSSTLGQVSHHCQEAFYPPGGIVGGCPMESLSHGVSPSYYQPKHLHAPGVLPVLSAHSPSVSSEYFIRIEEPVDCNIDPDYTMCSYSPDYQGSSGSFLTGSADSGECMACPSQAKNIAPYWSADLHKTDIYDSNDSSPAISLTMEPLLGQVSDSSPLRPWESSHYVSYKDQDGGYYYEHSPPLGLDHYLIGSEPSRMHHQESWGSRSLRQALGELENPLGISPSVNSPPQQAYRDTYLDTSQTSIIGKNVTGGYYDMMGSLRKTMPSHTRHNSHSVSINMETEGALFIGHRDSDSEEEEDIFVERHTCNTWPSKHRHSSVGHHRRASHSCRQDTYADFHYTMPSTDIEDSWPEDHSLAYHSLPKPIDYLEPHQAKDNSACLSLSKHHAMVPSDNCNGYIYLCHEGETQVPVSGECCHSHFVDPLTGLLVRNNSYCHSYSHSNYIRDKVIDIASNEEMIDLSPAPGGPIIAKPALMKTEDCGEQYVDLTTDVTPLKEKREDVIKKNPIMQKPLEPRKEEVTLTMTKATPPPPADNMHVMVAITDPQSELSQTGDSGVDRDGSTVSLADILDCSDDDEEEDITDDITDVTSGIFADESCELNASPAFKSLQKQVGTPDSMDSMDLPSAAGSCEGFSPASSHPSSSPKAMDSGYDTENNESPEFVPKEPHEPREQPLGKPTLDASLEEDEELEEHGLEAEVVPAEGEPSLGEDLASQTGDHILLPLSDKTPYRDSAYFSDYENERQSRDEGEELQPRAIDEQSVEKNHHIGEKKAEKRKNEEEDGVANKDIKLEMKHTLTESSSPLDMEEFLTDECCQDEALGPSDTASITEGGLDEWPSQEENSSLGDWAAEVVGAMEEALGALNGDCASNIKVEEEEAEEIKDSTPAGEEPVIKTIQNRPSGISSEISHTLPKDEVALQHTANTRRFSSSSPPPPSTPPPPLPAAEGRASPADGEEADEEDGDTDDSDESDEELRSYNVQEQSGGEESEDECHPVPIVVSDNSEAHKLRSLLKMPTLLTVESLEEEFERKKKTVSFFDDVTVYLFDQESPTKELAEHGFPLGAEGQRSRSKSQERVSASDDSSDGNISEESAGYEWEDDFPLLPLPTSSSTSDSPPPRTVTKTPEPKPAVQFSRFTVSPSNVSRFSITHISDSDMDSAGGSSEDGDKE, encoded by the exons ATGCACTTCCTGGAGGAAGCACAGCCGTACCG CGCCCTCCTGCATCCGGCTCTGCTGCACTGTTTGGCCCAGTGCACTGAAGTCACTCCATACCTGCTGGTGATGGAGTTTTGTCCACTG GGCGATGTGAAAGGTTACCTCCGGAGCTGCAGGACCGCCGAAACCATGACCCCCGAGCCCCTGATCCTCCAGCGGATGGCCTGCGACATCGCCTCGGGACTCCTgcacctgcacaaacacaacttCACACACAG TGACCTGGCTCTGAGGAACTGCTTGTTGACTGCGGATGTCTCGGTGAAGATCGGAGATTATGGACTGTCCCACAACAAGTACAAG GATGATTACTACGTGACATCGGATCAGATGTACGTTCCCTTACGCTGGATCGCTCCGGAGCTGGTGGACGAGGTGCATGGAAACCTGCTGGTGGCCGACCAGACCCAACCGAGCAACATCTG GTCTCTAGGAGTCACTATCTGGGAGCTCTTCGAGTTGGGAAACCAGCCGTACAGACATTATTCCGACAGACAGGTGCTGACCTACGCTGTGAGGGAGCAGCAGCTGCGACTTCCAAAACCGCTGCTCAAAGTGCCCCTGGCTGAGCGCTG GTATGAGGTGATGCAGTTCTGCTGGCTCCAACCCGATCAGAGACCCAATGCAGAAGAGGTCCACCTGCTGCTCAGCTACCTGTGTGCAAAGGGGGCCAGCGAGGCCGAGGAGGACTTCGAGAGGCGCTGGAACTCCCTGCGACCCAACACCGGATTCAACAGCCACCGTGGTGCCTCGGCGATGTCACGAGACCACccctcatcatcctcctcctctttccctcTCCTCGAGCAGTTTTCAACCGGTGACGGCTATCACTCAGAGTCCGGAGACGACATACTAACAGTCACCGAGACAAGCCATGGCCTGAACTTCGAATACAAGTGGGAGCAAGCCAGGGCGGACCAGGCATACAGAGCCCCGGACTCCTCCAGTACCTTGGGTCAGGTCAGCCATCACTGTCAGGAAGCTTTTTACCCACCTGGGGGCATTGTGGGAGGCTGCCCCATGGAGAGCCTCAGCCATGGGGTTTCTCCTTCTTACTATCAACCAAAACACCTACATGCTCCAGGTGTGCTGCCCGTCCTCAGTGCTCATAGCCCCTCGGTAAGCAGTGAATACTTCATCCGGATTGAGGAGCCAGTAGACTGTAACATTGACCCAGACTACACCATGTGCTCCTACAGCCCAGACTACCAGGGCAGCAGCGGCAGCTTCTTGACCGGGAGCGCAGACTCGGGTGAGTGCATGGCCTGCCCATCACAGGCTAAAAACATTGCTCCCTATTGGTCAGCAGACCTCCATAAAACTGACATATATGACTCCAATGACTCAAGTCCAGCCATCTCCCTGACAATGGAGCCCCTTTTAGGCCAAGTGTCGGACagcagccccctgcgaccctggGAGTCGAGTCACTATGTGTCCTACAAAGACCAGGATGGGGGTTACTACTATGAGCACTCACCTCCTTTGGGGTTAGATCACTATCTGATTGGAAGTGAGCCCTCCAGAATGCACCATCAGGAAAGCTGGGGGTCAAGAAGCTTGCGTCAGGCTTTGGGTGAGTTGGAGAACCCCCTCGGTATATCCCCATCTGTGAACAGTCCACCTCAACAAGCCTACCGAGACACGTACCTGGACACAAGTCAAACCTCCATCATTGGAAAGAACGTGACTGGAGGCTACTATGACATGATGGGTTCCCTGAGGAAGACGATGCCCAGCCACACCAGACACAACAGCCACTCTGTCAGCATCAACATGGAGACCGAGGGGGCTCTATTCATTGGACACAGAGACAGCGattcagaggaggaagaggacatATTTGTTGAGAGACACACCTGCAACACCTGGCCTTCGAAGCATCGCCACAGCAGTGTTGGTCACCACAGACGGGCGAGCCACAGCTGTAGACAGGACACATACGCTGATTTCCACTACACAATGCCGAGTACTGACATTGAAGACTCCTGGCCAGAAGACCACAGCCTGGCCTACCACTCTCTACCCAAACCCATCGACTACCTTGAGCCACACCAGGCCAAAGATAACAGTGCCTGCCTCAGTCTGAGCAAACATCATGCAATGGTGCCCTCAGACAACTGCAATGGCTACATCTACCTGTGCCATGAAGGTGAGACTCAGGTGCCAGTATCTGGAGAGTGCTGCCACTCGCATTTTGTTGATCCGCTCACTGGCTTGCTGGTCCGAAACAACAGCTATTGTCACAGCTACAGTCACAGCAACTACATCAGAGATAAAGTAATTGACATCGCAAGCAATGAAGAGATGATTGATCTGTCTCCAGCCCCAGGTGGTCCCATTATTGCCAAACCTGCCCTGATGAAGACTGAGGACTGTGGAGAGCAGTATGTTGATCTTACAACTGATGTTACCCCACTTAAAGAGAAGAGGGAGGATGTAATCAAGAAAAATCCAATCATGCAAAAACCGCTGGAGCCTAGAAAGGAAGAGGTTACCCTGACGATGACTAAAGCCACACCCCCACCTCCAGCTGACAACATGCATGTCATGGTGGCCATCACAGATCCACAGTCAGAGCTGAGTCAAACTGGCGATAGTGGCGTCGATCGTGACGGCTCCACCGTGAGCCTCGCTGATATCCTTGACTGCAGCGAcgatgatgaagaggaagacatCACAGACGATATCACTGATGTCACCTCGGGCATCTTTGCTGATGAGTCCTGCGAGCTAAACGCTTCTCCGGCCTTCAAGTCGCTGCAGAAGCAGGTAGGAACTCCTGATTCCATGGACTCCATGGACCTGCCATCTGCAGCCGGGTCTTGCGAAGGCTTCAGCCCTGCTTCCTCCCACCCGTCCAGCTCACCTAAAGCTATGGACAGTGGATACGACACAGAGAATAATGAGAGCCCTGAGTTTGTCCCCAAAGAGCCTCATGAGCCCCGCGAACAGCCTCTGGGAAAACCTACCCTTGATGCAAGcctggaggaggacgaggagctGGAGGAACATGGACTCGAGGCTGAAGTGGTGCCTGCGGAGGGTGAACCATCACTGGGTGAGGATTTGGCCTCACAGACAGGTGACCACATTCTGTTACCGCTGAGTGACAAGACTCCATACAGAGACTCGGCCTACTTCTCAGACTATGAGAATGAAAGGCAGAGTCGGGATGAAGGAGAGGAACTCCAGCCGAGAGCCATAGATGAACAAAGTGTCGAGAAGAACCACCACATTGGAGAAAAGAAGGCTGAGAAGAGGAAGAACGAAGAAGAGGATGGCGTGgcaaacaaagacataaaacttgaaatgaaacacacatTAACAGAGTCCTCATCTCCACTAGACATGGAGGAGTTCTTGACAGATGAGTGTTGCCAGGATGAGGCTCTGGGGCCCTCTGACACCGCCTCAATAACCGAGGGAGGACTGGACGAGTGGCCATCCCAGGAAGAGAACTCATCCTTGGGAGACTGGGCAGCCGAGGTGGTGGGAGCTATGGAGGAAGCTCTTGGCGCCCTGAATGGAGATTGTGCCTCGAACATTAAGgtggaagaagaggaagcagaagaaataaaagactCCACTCCAGCTGGAGAGGAGCCGGTGATCAAGACAATTCAAAACCGGCCATCAGGGATATCCAGTGAAATCTCTCACACTTTACCCAAAGATGAGGTGGCTTTGCAGCATACGGCAAACACCAGGCGGttttcttcctcctcacctccacCCCCGTCCACACCTCCACCACCACTCCCTGCAGCAGAGGGCCGAGCATCTCCAGCTGATGGGGAGGAGGCCGATGAGGAGGACGGCGACACCGATGACAGCGACGAGTCGGACGAGGAGCTACGAAGCTACAACGTCCAAGAACAGAGTGGCGGGGAGGAGAGCGAGGACGAGTGCCACCCGGTGCCCATCGTGGTGAGCGACAACAGCGAAGCCCACAAACTGAGAAGCCTACTCAAGATGCCGACGCTGCTCACTGTGGAGAGCCTGGAGGAGGAGTTTGAACGCAAGAAGAAGactgtgtcattttttgacGATGTTACCGTCTATTTGTTTGATCAG GAAAGCCCGACTAAAGAGCTGGCTGAGCATGGCTTCCCTTTAGGAGCAGAAGGTCAGCGCTCACGAAGCAAATCCCAAGAGAGGGTTAGCGCCTCTGATGACTCCTCAGATGGGAACATCTCAGAGGAGA GTGCAGGGTACGAGTGGGAGGACGACTTC